In Cyanobacteria bacterium QS_8_64_29, a single genomic region encodes these proteins:
- a CDS encoding 50S ribosomal protein L25 — protein MPVTIECQQRPQGVKPKAMRRQGLIPAALYGHNGTESVSVAVVSKEAERLLKHASVNNTLVNVKIPHASWQGQALIRDVQTHPWKPHLYHLSFFAVAAQEEVEVSVPLHIHGEPIGVKQQNGILEDILDEIPVRCAASQIPESVEIDVSGMETGDSYTIGDLILPEGVVPADDPESPVVTVVAASRAAATAAEAEADASEGGDTLSEATQL, from the coding sequence ATGCCAGTCACAATCGAGTGCCAGCAACGCCCCCAGGGCGTCAAGCCCAAAGCCATGCGCCGCCAGGGCCTGATTCCGGCCGCTCTCTACGGCCACAACGGCACAGAGTCCGTCTCGGTGGCGGTTGTGTCCAAAGAGGCCGAGCGCCTGCTCAAGCATGCCTCGGTCAACAACACGCTCGTCAACGTCAAAATTCCCCACGCGTCGTGGCAAGGGCAGGCGCTCATCCGGGACGTGCAAACCCATCCCTGGAAGCCCCACCTCTACCACCTGAGCTTTTTTGCCGTCGCCGCTCAAGAGGAGGTCGAGGTCTCGGTGCCGCTGCACATTCACGGCGAGCCCATCGGGGTCAAGCAGCAGAACGGCATCCTAGAAGACATCCTGGACGAGATTCCGGTGCGCTGCGCCGCCAGCCAGATCCCCGAATCGGTCGAGATCGATGTCTCGGGCATGGAGACTGGCGATAGCTACACCATCGGCGATTTGATCCTGCCCGAGGGTGTGGTGCCCGCCGATGACCCCGAGAGCCCGGTGGTGACCGTGGTGGCTGCCAGCCGCGCGGCCGCCACGGCTGCCGAGGCTGAGGCCGATGCCAGCGAGGGCGGCGATACCCTCAGCGAGGCCACCCAGCTCTAG
- a CDS encoding lytic murein transglycosylase, whose amino-acid sequence MLQLQALSYHPPATPSPILDSINLSLAPQQLGLVMGPSGSGKSTLLEILAGLAEPTSGKLYWRDRALLPDDLQQLAGLVFQFPERHFCGSTVLEELRLGHPELGSAQIRGALQEVDLAAVSHSAAPHALSGGQQRRLALAVQLIRQPNLLLLDEPTAGLDWSMRHQLVKLLARLKAHWTLLIVTHEPRELIRLADRCWQIERGRLQACDPATVMSQQDSSRNVA is encoded by the coding sequence ATGCTCCAGCTCCAAGCCCTAAGCTACCACCCACCGGCTACGCCCAGCCCCATTCTGGACAGCATCAACCTAAGCTTGGCGCCGCAGCAGCTCGGACTCGTCATGGGACCCAGCGGCTCGGGCAAAAGCACGCTCCTCGAGATCCTCGCCGGCTTGGCCGAGCCCACCAGCGGCAAGCTCTATTGGCGCGATCGCGCCCTCCTGCCGGACGATTTGCAACAGCTCGCCGGCCTGGTGTTTCAGTTCCCCGAGCGCCACTTTTGCGGCAGTACCGTCCTAGAAGAGCTGCGCCTGGGCCACCCCGAGCTGGGATCCGCCCAAATTCGGGGCGCGCTGCAGGAGGTAGATTTGGCGGCGGTGTCGCACTCGGCCGCGCCGCACGCGCTCAGCGGGGGGCAGCAGCGCCGCCTGGCCTTGGCCGTCCAGCTCATCCGCCAACCCAACCTGCTGCTGCTGGATGAACCCACCGCCGGGCTAGATTGGTCCATGCGGCACCAGCTGGTCAAGCTGCTCGCCCGCCTCAAAGCCCACTGGACGCTTTTGATTGTTACCCACGAGCCGCGCGAGCTCATCCGCCTGGCCGATCGCTGCTGGCAGATCGAGCGCGGCCGGCTCCAGGCTTGCGACCCGGCAACCGTCATGAGCCAGCAAGACAGCAGCCGCAACGTTGCTTGA
- a CDS encoding adenylosuccinate lyase: MIERYTLPEMGQLWSERYKFQTWLQVELAVCRAQAELGYIPAEAAETIEARADFDPARIAEIEGEVRHDVIAFLTNVGEHVGDASRYIHLGLTSSDVLDTGLALQLSASLERLLEQVEALAQAIRYKAQQHRYTVMVGRSHGIHAEPITFGFKLAGWLAEVCRHRDRLVRLRPEIAVGKISGAVGTYAHLDPQVEARACQQLNLTPDVASTQVVSRDRHAAFVEALALLGASIERFAVEIRNLQRTDVLEVEEFFATGQKGSSAMPHKRNPIRSERLTGLARVLRGHATAALENVPLWHERDISHSSVERIALPESCIYLHFMLNEMAELVKGLLVYPQNMQRNLNAYGGAIFSQQVLLKLVEKGMSREAAYDAVQACAHQAWNHPQGDFRAAIGRDERITSQLSAEEIEACFDPQQHLKHLEAIYQRLGI; this comes from the coding sequence TTGATCGAGCGCTATACGCTGCCCGAGATGGGCCAGCTCTGGAGCGAGCGCTACAAGTTCCAGACCTGGTTGCAGGTGGAGCTGGCGGTCTGTCGGGCCCAGGCTGAGCTGGGCTACATCCCGGCCGAGGCCGCCGAGACCATCGAGGCCCGCGCCGACTTCGATCCGGCGCGGATCGCCGAGATTGAGGGCGAGGTCCGCCACGATGTCATCGCCTTTTTGACCAACGTGGGCGAGCATGTGGGCGATGCCAGCCGCTACATCCACCTGGGGCTGACCAGCTCGGACGTGCTGGATACGGGCCTGGCCCTGCAGCTGAGCGCGAGCCTGGAGCGCCTGCTGGAGCAAGTGGAGGCCCTGGCCCAAGCCATTCGCTACAAGGCCCAGCAGCACCGCTATACGGTCATGGTGGGGCGCTCGCACGGCATCCACGCCGAGCCCATTACCTTCGGGTTCAAGCTGGCGGGGTGGCTGGCCGAGGTCTGCCGCCACCGCGATCGGCTGGTGCGCTTGCGCCCCGAGATTGCGGTGGGCAAGATCTCGGGAGCCGTGGGGACCTACGCCCACCTCGATCCGCAAGTTGAGGCCCGCGCCTGCCAGCAGCTCAACCTTACCCCGGATGTGGCCTCAACGCAGGTGGTCTCGCGCGATCGCCACGCGGCCTTTGTGGAAGCGCTGGCCCTGCTGGGGGCCAGCATCGAGCGATTCGCCGTCGAGATCCGCAACCTGCAGCGCACGGACGTGCTGGAGGTGGAGGAGTTCTTTGCCACCGGGCAAAAGGGCTCCTCAGCCATGCCCCACAAGCGCAACCCCATCCGCTCGGAGCGCCTGACCGGCCTGGCTCGGGTGCTGCGCGGTCACGCCACGGCCGCGCTGGAGAACGTCCCCCTATGGCACGAGCGCGATATCTCCCACAGCTCGGTGGAGCGCATCGCGCTGCCCGAGAGCTGCATCTACCTGCACTTTATGCTCAACGAGATGGCCGAGCTGGTGAAGGGGCTGCTGGTTTATCCGCAGAACATGCAGCGCAACCTCAATGCCTACGGCGGCGCCATTTTCAGCCAGCAGGTGCTGCTCAAGCTCGTGGAGAAAGGGATGTCGCGCGAGGCGGCCTACGACGCCGTGCAGGCGTGCGCCCATCAGGCCTGGAACCATCCGCAGGGGGACTTTCGCGCGGCGATCGGGCGCGACGAGCGCATTACCAGCCAGCTGAGCGCGGAGGAAATCGAGGCCTGCTTTGACCCGCAGCAGCACCTCAAGCACCTGGAGGCGATCTACCAGCGCTTGGGGATTTAA
- a CDS encoding chromosome partitioning protein ParA, translated as MPRILTVANFKGGTGKTTTALNLASILASELNVLLVDACARGSASWWAQRGSMPFDWTAETESQLLRQLPAASGYDLAAIDTAAAHSDRTWQAAVAVADWLILPAPPIPMALAALIETASNARALTAAPQQGLLLMVNARYPSEAREAQQSLQAVGIPTFERWVRAYKVHQRCPLEGIPITAAAGKHARAAAADYRRIAVELLQGLSP; from the coding sequence ATGCCCCGCATCCTGACCGTGGCCAACTTCAAGGGCGGAACCGGCAAAACCACCACCGCCCTGAATTTGGCCTCCATCTTGGCGAGCGAACTGAACGTGTTGCTGGTGGATGCCTGCGCGCGCGGCTCGGCCAGTTGGTGGGCCCAGCGCGGTAGCATGCCCTTCGACTGGACCGCCGAGACCGAGTCCCAGTTGCTGCGGCAATTGCCAGCAGCCAGCGGCTACGACTTGGCCGCGATCGATACGGCGGCCGCTCATTCCGACCGGACGTGGCAGGCGGCGGTGGCAGTCGCCGACTGGCTCATTCTGCCCGCGCCGCCTATCCCCATGGCGCTAGCAGCCCTGATCGAAACCGCGAGCAACGCGCGCGCGCTAACGGCCGCCCCCCAACAAGGCTTGCTGTTGATGGTCAATGCGCGTTACCCCAGCGAGGCGCGCGAAGCCCAACAGTCGCTGCAGGCCGTCGGGATTCCCACGTTCGAGCGCTGGGTGCGCGCCTACAAAGTCCACCAGCGTTGCCCGCTTGAGGGTATCCCCATCACGGCGGCAGCTGGCAAGCACGCCCGCGCAGCCGCCGCCGACTACCGCCGCATTGCCGTGGAGTTGTTACAAGGCTTAAGCCCCTAA
- a CDS encoding phosphoribosylglycinamide formyltransferase: protein MVAERSELESALVSPSPQADVSASEVPLRLGVLASGSGSNFEVIARAIAAGQLNARLQVVAYDRPQAPVAQRAQQWRVPAELCRPRRSGDTREAFDRALVARLQAYGVEWVAMAGWMRIVTPTFIAAFPDRAINIHPSLLPSFKGLRAIEQALEAGVTITGCTAHVVRSEVDSGPILMQAAVPVRAGDTPETLRARVQAQEHAILPAAIALASSPASSRLRAGE, encoded by the coding sequence ATGGTTGCCGAGCGTTCTGAACTAGAGTCTGCCCTGGTTTCGCCCAGCCCGCAAGCCGATGTGTCTGCGTCCGAAGTTCCGCTGCGATTGGGCGTGTTGGCCTCGGGCAGCGGTAGCAACTTTGAAGTGATCGCGCGCGCTATTGCCGCCGGCCAGCTCAACGCCCGCTTGCAGGTGGTGGCCTACGACCGTCCCCAAGCGCCGGTGGCCCAGCGGGCGCAGCAGTGGAGGGTACCGGCCGAGTTGTGCCGCCCCCGCCGCAGCGGCGACACGCGCGAGGCCTTCGATCGCGCGCTAGTGGCGCGCCTGCAAGCCTATGGGGTGGAATGGGTGGCCATGGCGGGCTGGATGCGGATCGTGACCCCTACTTTTATCGCGGCCTTCCCTGATCGGGCCATCAACATCCACCCCAGCTTGCTCCCCAGCTTTAAGGGGCTGCGCGCCATCGAGCAGGCGCTCGAGGCTGGTGTCACCATTACCGGCTGCACGGCTCACGTGGTGCGCTCGGAAGTGGATAGCGGCCCCATCCTGATGCAGGCTGCAGTCCCCGTTCGCGCCGGCGATACGCCCGAGACACTGCGAGCGCGCGTGCAAGCCCAGGAGCACGCCATCCTGCCGGCCGCGATCGCGCTGGCTAGCAGTCCGGCTTCCAGTCGTCTTCGCGCAGGCGAATGA
- a CDS encoding dehydrogenase, translating to MAPFDCLVVGGGPAGATAAYHLARRGRAVLVLEQAMLPRYKPCGGGVAPEVQAWFDFDLSPAISHGVTLNRYSWQHGDSIEVPLEASQPIWMVRRETFDRFLLVQAERQGARLRQGTAATGIEQGRDAVSVHAAGGTTSGRYLIAADGGKGPLAHWLGFKQRKRVLAGALETEVPADPGADPRAYFDFGAIAQGYLWNFPKADGYSLGAGAFGRRGVQNLKQAVAHYAQSFGLDTADCPHWGHPISLWNGPQRLHAHRALLAGEAACVTDPLTAEGIRPAILSGLKAAEAVDRALAGQPEALPDYSRAIAQEWGRQMRWAQRLAELFYRFPRFSYRNTLKRPSATRTFGRILCGELRYSDIAGSALKRLQARLAGG from the coding sequence ATGGCCCCATTCGATTGCCTGGTGGTGGGCGGCGGCCCGGCCGGTGCGACGGCCGCCTATCACCTCGCCCGGCGCGGGCGTGCGGTCCTGGTGCTGGAGCAGGCGATGCTGCCACGGTACAAGCCCTGCGGCGGCGGTGTTGCGCCCGAGGTACAAGCCTGGTTTGACTTTGACCTGTCGCCGGCCATCTCGCATGGCGTGACGCTCAACCGCTACAGCTGGCAGCACGGCGACTCCATCGAGGTGCCGCTCGAGGCCTCCCAGCCCATCTGGATGGTGCGGCGCGAGACCTTTGATCGGTTTTTGCTAGTGCAGGCCGAGCGCCAGGGCGCCCGACTGCGGCAGGGGACGGCTGCGACTGGCATCGAGCAGGGCCGCGATGCAGTGTCGGTGCATGCGGCGGGTGGCACCACGAGCGGGCGCTACCTGATTGCCGCCGACGGCGGCAAGGGGCCCCTGGCCCACTGGTTGGGGTTCAAGCAGCGCAAGCGGGTGCTGGCTGGTGCCCTCGAGACGGAAGTGCCGGCGGATCCCGGGGCCGACCCGCGGGCCTACTTTGACTTTGGCGCGATCGCGCAGGGCTATCTGTGGAATTTCCCCAAGGCGGATGGCTACTCCCTCGGCGCAGGAGCCTTCGGTCGGCGGGGGGTGCAAAACCTCAAGCAGGCCGTCGCGCACTACGCCCAGTCGTTTGGGCTCGATACAGCCGACTGCCCGCACTGGGGGCATCCCATCAGCCTCTGGAATGGCCCGCAACGCCTGCACGCCCACCGGGCGTTGCTAGCGGGCGAAGCGGCTTGCGTTACTGACCCGCTGACTGCCGAGGGCATCCGCCCGGCTATCTTGAGCGGCCTCAAGGCTGCTGAGGCAGTCGATCGCGCGCTTGCGGGGCAACCGGAGGCCTTACCCGACTACTCCCGCGCCATCGCGCAGGAATGGGGGCGGCAAATGCGCTGGGCGCAGCGATTGGCCGAGCTGTTCTACCGCTTTCCGCGATTTAGCTACCGGAACACCCTCAAGCGGCCGAGTGCCACGCGCACTTTCGGCCGCATCCTGTGCGGCGAGCTGCGCTACTCCGACATTGCCGGCTCGGCGCTCAAACGCTTGCAAGCCCGGCTCGCTGGGGGGTAA
- a CDS encoding mannose-6-phosphate isomerase, producing MSAERADPAAASPPSSEPANQHQRPWGTITVLEEGERYRINRIEVEPGRHISTQMHLHRSEHWVVVSGTARVAFEEREQLLTARQSTYVPMNVAHRVENPGVIPLVMIEVQNGEYLGEDDIIRLREDDWKPDC from the coding sequence ATGAGCGCCGAGCGAGCCGATCCGGCAGCCGCCTCGCCCCCCTCGAGCGAGCCCGCCAACCAGCACCAGCGCCCCTGGGGTACCATTACTGTGCTGGAAGAAGGCGAGCGCTACCGCATCAACCGCATCGAGGTGGAACCCGGGCGCCACATCAGCACCCAAATGCACCTCCACCGCAGCGAGCACTGGGTGGTTGTTTCGGGAACGGCGCGGGTTGCCTTCGAGGAACGCGAGCAGCTGCTGACGGCCCGGCAATCGACCTACGTTCCCATGAACGTCGCCCATCGGGTGGAGAACCCGGGCGTCATCCCGCTGGTGATGATCGAGGTCCAAAACGGCGAGTACCTGGGCGAGGATGACATCATTCGCCTGCGCGAAGACGACTGGAAGCCGGACTGCTAG
- a CDS encoding S-layer protein, whose translation MADFIAGRSDRTLLVALGTLAGAATPLVAPAPAAAQKTFSDVASDYWARSYIQAMAERGVISGFPNGTFRPQEPVTRAQFAAMLNQAFDKSATRNATSFQDVPQDHWANEAISKAYTMGFLTGYPNKIFKPSQNIPRVQVLAALSGGLNYEASQSPDSVLEYYNDASAIPDWARSSTAAATQNQIVVNHPNRRQLNPDRQATRAEVAASIYQALVSAGRANAIDSQYVVQSQGTAQVVPAETTISAQYDKARKIYLSPKEPNPVPVTLKVAQAVKAEDGEVLIPKGTPIEGELRIESDDGETGARFYAEQLRLSADRAIALDATSGLITQTRTVKGGSNADDLVKGAALGAGAQAAIEAVTGDRQVDAGAVLSDTTAEVLARVFSGQDQVELIVLDSSQRLNLTLNSQLELQ comes from the coding sequence ATGGCTGACTTTATCGCCGGACGTTCCGATAGGACCTTACTGGTCGCACTAGGCACCCTTGCCGGAGCGGCAACACCCTTGGTGGCCCCCGCGCCAGCCGCCGCCCAAAAGACTTTCTCCGATGTCGCCAGCGACTATTGGGCGCGCTCCTACATTCAGGCCATGGCAGAGCGCGGCGTCATCAGCGGCTTTCCCAATGGCACCTTTCGGCCGCAAGAACCTGTGACGCGGGCCCAGTTCGCGGCCATGCTCAATCAGGCATTCGATAAATCCGCCACTCGCAACGCCACTTCCTTCCAGGATGTGCCCCAGGACCATTGGGCCAATGAGGCCATCAGCAAGGCCTATACCATGGGCTTTTTGACCGGCTACCCCAACAAAATCTTCAAGCCGTCGCAAAACATCCCGCGCGTTCAAGTTCTCGCCGCCTTGTCAGGGGGGTTGAACTACGAGGCATCCCAATCGCCCGATTCAGTCTTGGAGTACTACAACGATGCCTCAGCCATTCCCGATTGGGCCCGCAGCAGCACTGCCGCAGCAACGCAAAACCAAATCGTTGTCAACCACCCCAACCGCCGCCAACTGAACCCCGATCGGCAAGCGACCCGCGCTGAGGTAGCGGCCTCGATCTACCAAGCTCTAGTCAGCGCCGGTCGGGCCAACGCGATCGACTCCCAGTACGTGGTTCAGTCGCAAGGGACGGCCCAGGTTGTCCCGGCCGAAACCACTATCTCAGCGCAGTACGACAAAGCCCGCAAGATCTATCTCTCGCCCAAAGAGCCCAATCCCGTCCCCGTAACGCTTAAAGTCGCTCAGGCGGTCAAAGCCGAGGATGGGGAAGTTCTCATTCCCAAAGGCACCCCCATTGAGGGCGAGCTGCGAATTGAAAGCGACGATGGCGAGACGGGGGCTCGCTTCTATGCCGAGCAGTTGCGCCTCTCGGCCGATCGCGCGATTGCACTGGATGCCACCTCAGGCCTCATTACCCAGACAAGGACGGTCAAAGGCGGCTCGAATGCCGATGATCTGGTAAAGGGTGCTGCCCTAGGGGCCGGAGCGCAGGCGGCGATTGAGGCCGTCACCGGTGATCGCCAAGTGGATGCGGGCGCCGTGCTGAGCGACACCACGGCAGAAGTCTTGGCCAGGGTATTCTCGGGCCAGGACCAAGTGGAGCTGATCGTGCTCGACTCCAGCCAACGGCTCAACTTGACGCTCAACTCCCAACTCGAGCTGCAGTAA
- a CDS encoding 16S rRNA (guanine(527)-N(7))-methyltransferase RsmG, with protein sequence MVETSPPAQLPNPDELWEATLGWSPTEAQQRQLQTLYEAVLAQNRYLNLTRITDPEAFWEKHLWDSLSGPASLELVAGDRAIDIGTGAGLPGLPVAIAYPQVAVTLLEATGKKASALERIVVELAIDNAVPLAGRAEQIGRQAQHREAYSLALLRAVGRTVPCAEYALPLLERGGIAILYRGRWDQAQADAVAAAAKQLGGTVAGIEDWTTPLTQAERHCIYLEKTGRTPARFPRAPGVPAREPL encoded by the coding sequence ATGGTGGAAACCTCCCCACCGGCCCAGCTCCCCAATCCCGACGAACTTTGGGAGGCCACCCTAGGTTGGTCTCCCACCGAGGCCCAACAGCGCCAGCTTCAAACCCTCTACGAGGCCGTCCTGGCCCAAAACCGCTACCTCAACCTCACCCGCATCACCGATCCCGAGGCCTTTTGGGAAAAGCATCTGTGGGACTCGCTCAGCGGGCCAGCTTCGCTCGAGCTGGTGGCCGGCGATCGCGCCATCGACATTGGCACTGGAGCCGGGTTGCCCGGCCTGCCCGTGGCGATCGCCTACCCGCAAGTTGCGGTGACGCTGTTGGAAGCCACGGGCAAAAAAGCGAGCGCCCTAGAGCGCATCGTTGTCGAGCTCGCCATCGACAATGCCGTGCCGCTGGCGGGGCGAGCCGAGCAGATCGGCCGGCAGGCGCAGCACCGGGAAGCCTACAGCCTGGCCCTTCTGCGCGCTGTGGGTCGGACCGTTCCCTGTGCGGAGTACGCACTGCCGTTGCTCGAGCGCGGCGGCATTGCCATCCTCTACCGCGGCCGCTGGGACCAAGCCCAAGCCGATGCCGTCGCGGCAGCCGCCAAGCAGCTGGGCGGCACGGTCGCCGGCATTGAAGACTGGACGACGCCGCTCACCCAAGCCGAGCGCCACTGCATCTATCTGGAAAAAACCGGGCGTACGCCCGCCCGCTTCCCGCGCGCTCCGGGCGTTCCGGCCCGGGAGCCGCTCTAG
- a CDS encoding 50S ribosomal protein L32, whose amino-acid sequence MAVPKKKTSRARRDRRRAVWKRKAKFEAEKALSQGKSVLTGRSNSFIYPSEEDEEDEEGES is encoded by the coding sequence ATGGCCGTTCCCAAGAAGAAGACCTCAAGAGCGCGGCGCGATCGCCGCCGGGCCGTTTGGAAGCGCAAGGCCAAATTCGAGGCGGAGAAGGCTCTATCCCAGGGCAAATCGGTGCTGACCGGCCGCTCTAACAGCTTCATCTACCCCAGCGAGGAGGATGAAGAAGACGAGGAAGGCGAGTCCTAG
- a CDS encoding adenosine kinase: MTKTYNVCGLGNALTDIEFEVLPETLQELGIDKGVMTLIEQEHQNAILERLRDRPCKQSCGGSAANTVTAIAQFGGKCFYSCKVANDETGQAYYQDLVRRGIDTNLQHHDPEPGETGKCLVLVTPDADRTMNTYLGITTEFSERELVPEAITNAEYLYIEGYLFGDEKGKQAAIKARDIAREAGSKVAVSLSDLNMVKFCKQAFLDLIGSGIELIFANEDEALQMAETDDIDEAVAHFKQLASSFAITRGAKGVIVYDGQTATAVDSVKVDAIDTVGAGDMFAGAFLYGITHGMSHADAGRFATRAAARLVTSLGPRLDEREAQTLLQEAAVA, encoded by the coding sequence ATGACTAAAACATATAACGTCTGCGGTCTGGGCAACGCCCTGACCGATATCGAATTTGAAGTACTGCCCGAGACCCTGCAGGAGCTGGGGATCGATAAGGGCGTGATGACCCTGATCGAGCAGGAGCACCAGAACGCCATCCTGGAGCGGCTGCGGGATCGGCCCTGCAAGCAAAGCTGCGGCGGCTCGGCCGCCAATACGGTCACCGCGATCGCCCAGTTCGGCGGCAAGTGCTTTTACTCCTGCAAGGTGGCCAACGACGAAACCGGCCAGGCCTACTATCAGGACCTGGTGCGCCGCGGCATCGATACCAACTTGCAGCACCACGACCCCGAGCCGGGGGAGACGGGCAAGTGCCTGGTGCTGGTCACCCCCGATGCCGATCGCACCATGAACACTTACTTGGGCATCACCACCGAGTTCTCGGAGCGGGAGCTGGTGCCCGAGGCGATCACCAACGCCGAATACCTCTACATTGAGGGCTATTTGTTCGGCGACGAAAAAGGCAAGCAGGCCGCCATCAAAGCGCGTGACATCGCCCGCGAGGCCGGCAGCAAAGTGGCCGTGTCGCTCTCGGATCTCAACATGGTCAAATTCTGCAAGCAGGCCTTTTTGGATCTGATCGGATCGGGGATCGAGCTGATCTTTGCCAACGAGGACGAAGCGCTGCAGATGGCCGAGACCGATGACATTGATGAGGCCGTGGCCCACTTCAAGCAGCTGGCGAGCAGCTTTGCCATCACCCGCGGCGCCAAGGGCGTGATCGTTTACGACGGCCAGACCGCGACGGCGGTGGATTCGGTCAAGGTGGATGCCATCGATACGGTAGGCGCCGGCGACATGTTTGCCGGGGCCTTTCTGTACGGCATCACCCACGGCATGAGCCATGCCGACGCGGGGCGCTTTGCCACCCGAGCTGCCGCGCGCCTGGTCACTAGCTTGGGGCCGCGCCTGGACGAGCGCGAGGCCCAGACACTGCTGCAAGAAGCAGCCGTTGCCTAA
- a CDS encoding magnesium protoporphyrin IX methyltransferase, which yields MTADDKATVKAYFNTTGFDRWRRIYGNEPVNRVQRDIRTGHQQTIDTVLDWLHQDGDLAQRTICDVGCGVGSLSIPLARAGARVFASDISDKMVAQAQQEANAALADSSNLTLRVADLEAVQGRYHTVACLDVLIHYPPASAVQMVAHLASLSDSRLILSFAPKTPALSLLKKIGEFFPGPSKTTRAYQHREADIVAALRDSGFAVRRQAKTSQRFYFARILEAVREGS from the coding sequence ATGACCGCCGACGACAAAGCCACCGTCAAAGCGTACTTCAACACCACCGGCTTTGATCGGTGGCGCCGCATCTACGGCAACGAGCCCGTCAACCGCGTCCAGCGCGACATCCGCACCGGCCACCAACAAACCATCGACACGGTCCTGGACTGGCTCCACCAGGATGGCGATCTGGCCCAGCGCACCATCTGCGATGTGGGCTGCGGGGTAGGCAGCCTCAGCATTCCGCTCGCGCGGGCGGGAGCGAGGGTCTTTGCCAGCGACATTTCCGACAAAATGGTGGCCCAAGCCCAGCAGGAAGCCAACGCCGCGCTGGCCGATAGCAGCAACCTCACCTTGCGCGTTGCCGACCTCGAGGCCGTGCAGGGGCGCTACCACACGGTGGCCTGCCTGGACGTGCTGATCCACTACCCGCCCGCCAGCGCCGTGCAAATGGTGGCGCACCTCGCCAGCCTGAGCGACTCGCGCCTGATCCTGAGTTTTGCGCCCAAAACGCCGGCGCTCAGCCTGCTCAAAAAGATCGGCGAGTTTTTCCCTGGCCCCAGCAAAACCACCCGCGCCTACCAGCACCGCGAAGCCGACATTGTGGCGGCGCTGCGCGACAGCGGCTTTGCGGTGCGCCGGCAAGCCAAAACCAGCCAGCGCTTCTACTTCGCCCGCATCCTGGAAGCCGTTCGCGAAGGGAGCTAG
- a CDS encoding sugar ABC transporter permease, producing MSSPYRTGWLGREATAAWAFLSPALLLLGVFLFWPIGYLLYLSFTSGLFDQAGPQWVGGRNYLRLVLDPDFRQVLGNTLYFTAATVIPSILLPLPIAIGLNQTLPLRGLLRAGYFIPAIASLVAVGLGFRWIFQQQGPLNQLLMALGGEPIAWLSSTVWAMPVLIGLSVWKQLGFNMLLFLAGLQAIPQQRYEAAVLDGAGALARFWHVTLPGLKSTLVFATVTTAIFSLRSFEQVYIVTGGGPLNSTNLMVHYIYQQAFARFDFGYAAAAAVVLLAMAGALVYWQLRSWGDAA from the coding sequence ATGTCATCCCCATACCGTACCGGCTGGCTCGGCCGCGAAGCGACTGCGGCTTGGGCGTTTCTGAGCCCAGCATTGCTGCTGCTGGGCGTGTTTTTATTCTGGCCCATTGGCTATCTGCTCTATTTGAGCTTCACTAGCGGCCTATTCGACCAGGCCGGGCCGCAATGGGTCGGGGGGCGCAACTACCTGCGCTTGGTCCTAGACCCCGATTTTCGCCAGGTGCTGGGTAACACCCTCTACTTCACTGCCGCGACCGTCATCCCCAGTATCCTCCTGCCGCTGCCCATCGCCATCGGCCTCAACCAGACGCTGCCGCTGCGCGGGCTGCTGCGCGCCGGCTACTTCATTCCCGCCATCGCCTCGCTAGTTGCGGTGGGATTGGGGTTTCGCTGGATCTTCCAGCAGCAAGGGCCGCTCAACCAGCTGCTAATGGCGCTCGGCGGCGAGCCCATTGCGTGGCTGAGCAGTACGGTTTGGGCCATGCCGGTGCTGATCGGGCTGAGCGTCTGGAAGCAGCTCGGGTTCAACATGCTGCTGTTTCTGGCTGGCCTGCAAGCCATCCCCCAGCAGCGCTACGAGGCTGCTGTGCTGGATGGGGCGGGCGCGCTGGCCCGGTTCTGGCACGTAACGTTGCCCGGCCTCAAGTCCACGCTGGTGTTTGCCACGGTCACCACTGCTATTTTTAGCCTGCGCAGCTTCGAGCAGGTCTACATTGTCACCGGCGGCGGCCCACTCAACAGCACTAACCTGATGGTGCACTACATCTACCAACAGGCCTTTGCCCGCTTCGATTTTGGCTATGCTGCCGCCGCTGCCGTCGTCCTGTTGGCCATGGCAGGCGCCCTGGTGTACTGGCAGCTGCGCAGCTGGGGCGATGCGGCTTGA